One genomic window of Halorhabdus sp. CBA1104 includes the following:
- the pyrI gene encoding aspartate carbamoyltransferase regulatory subunit has protein sequence MSTDEQLRVSKIPRGTVIDHITGGEAMHVLSILGIEGGDGDTVSIVMNAPSDRLGAKDIVKVEDRELSQAELDVLSLIAPAATINIIRDFEVIEKHRVSRPAEVVGVLSCPNHNCITTGNEPVDSRFDVLDEGVRCAYCETIVRDDIADLID, from the coding sequence ATGAGTACCGACGAGCAACTCCGCGTCAGCAAGATCCCGCGTGGGACGGTCATCGATCATATCACTGGTGGGGAAGCGATGCACGTCCTCTCGATTCTCGGTATCGAGGGCGGGGACGGCGACACCGTAAGTATCGTCATGAACGCCCCGAGCGACCGCCTCGGAGCCAAAGATATCGTCAAAGTCGAGGACCGGGAGCTAAGCCAGGCCGAACTCGACGTCCTCTCGCTGATTGCACCCGCGGCGACGATCAACATTATCCGGGACTTCGAGGTTATCGAGAAACATCGCGTCTCTCGGCCCGCAGAAGTCGTTGGGGTCCTCTCGTGCCCGAACCACAATTGCATCACGACCGGGAACGAGCCGGTCGACTCACGCTTCGATGTCCTCGATGAGGGCGTGCGCTGTGCGTACTGTGAGACGATCGTTCGTGACGATATCGCCGACCTGATCGACTGA
- a CDS encoding transcriptional regulator, which translates to MADRLRTGIDVLDRKLDGGLPAGSIVVLNATPASQAELFLYELTATRGTLYLSLDRSEQAIKDSLEQSPTATGQPTVRHVSGEAPLDNAGKLVSALPETSNLIIDPLDVLEAQEPPSRFRSFMNDLQNHIFNTGSLAVLHCLDGRGVPPLRDTTEHFADVVFDLHTTIANDEVENRLAIPKFRGGRAPTSVIKLDLVEEVSIDTSRDIA; encoded by the coding sequence ATGGCCGATCGGCTCCGGACCGGGATCGACGTCCTCGACCGGAAACTCGATGGTGGGCTCCCGGCCGGTTCTATCGTCGTGCTGAACGCGACGCCAGCCAGCCAGGCAGAGTTGTTTCTCTACGAGCTGACGGCGACACGCGGCACGCTGTATCTCTCACTGGATCGGTCCGAACAGGCGATCAAGGACAGTCTCGAACAGTCCCCGACGGCTACCGGCCAGCCGACGGTCAGACACGTCTCCGGTGAGGCCCCACTCGACAACGCCGGCAAACTCGTCAGTGCGCTCCCGGAGACGTCCAACCTCATCATCGACCCCTTAGACGTCCTCGAAGCACAGGAGCCACCCTCCCGGTTCCGGAGTTTCATGAACGACCTCCAGAATCACATCTTCAACACGGGGAGTCTCGCCGTCCTGCACTGCCTGGACGGCCGAGGTGTCCCACCGCTGCGGGACACGACCGAACACTTCGCCGACGTCGTCTTCGACCTCCACACCACGATCGCCAACGACGAGGTCGAGAACCGGCTGGCGATCCCCAAGTTCCGCGGCGGCCGTGCCCCGACCAGCGTCATCAAACTCG